CACGGATGTGTTGACTGTATGAGTAGCGGCGCAACTTGTTGTCTATTTGTCTTTCATTCAAGTATAATTATCCTCGAACAATAGGAAATCTGATTTCTCAAAAGACTTCCAACAATGATAAAGGATCTTaccacacacatatatatatatatatatatatatatatagaagtaGAATGGTCAACCACTACAACAAGGGGACGCAGAAATTCAATAATTTTCTAAGTAAAATCTCTTAGAGTGCCATCAATGTAGGAGTGAAAagaatttgttttccttttttatttgaacaaaaacaaaaaaaattacaaaaattgaGAATATAATTACTAGAAATTACATAAATCCATTGTATGCATAGTATATTTAGGTATATATAATCATCCGaatcaccaatttttttttgtcaagtctgaattgccatttttttttttttggtgcaaGAAAGTGGGATAAATATACTCTCTTTACTTTTTTTAGATCCAAAAAAAGAGGGGTGAAACAGGTATTTTAATTCATGGAGTCAATATTTTCTTAAGCAAGAACAATTACTAAAAAATaccatttataaaatataaatcgattcaaaaagtaaaaaagtatGCTCAATAAGCTCAAAATGCATAGAATTTTTAAATACCTCATCTAGAAGAATGGAGATCCAATACTAGATTCAATGTGGCCAAAATTTGTTCCATATAGCCTCCCAAGCTATCCAAATGAAAGAACAACAATAATCATTTTGAACGGTCTCTATTGGTTCAGAAGGCGACTCCACTATATTCGGTTCAGAAGGCGACTCCATTATATTCGTATCAGTTGGTCTTTCATCTTGATGTTCAACATGATTTTGGCCATCATTATTTCTCTTGCGTAATGCTTTAACTCGTTTTCTTGAGGAAATGAATTCCTTGTCTTCATAGATCGTTTCAAGCTTACGAAACGGCCGAGGTTTGCGATGAGGCATTTGATAGAATATGAGTTAGAATTTAGATGATTTGGAGAATTATTTAGCTCAGATCtaggaaaacaaaataaatttggtgaCCAAATAAATATGGAgtagaaatattatatttgtaacGGTTAGGTTTGATGGAgtttagagagaaacaagaaaaacaGACGAATCTGAGTTcttaaaatcaataatttttctagtaatatataattttttatattaacacTTTTGactaacaaaataatttttaaatcgGGTCAAatgtataattattaaaaatcacGTCAAATGTATAATTAGTAAATTTATTCgagttttttaattattaaatttcttaCGGATAAATAATGTAACACCCCAAAATTTTGGTCCGTACACATTATATATATACGAATATAtagttttatgtttttctttttaataaattaatttataaaatcaatGGGATGAGAAATACTTATTAATTTAGAAGGAATTCAAATGATTATTAGTTTAAAtaaattagattatattattttttacagaATGAGCTAGGTCAAGTTGACCCCTTCTATCCTCTATAGTATCGTTTACATATATAATCTTCACTTTTTAATGCGCTCAACTTTATTGGATTCAGAAATTTCTAATCCATTTATTTTTACAGGGAGAAATTTTTAATCCATTGATGAATAGTGCTTCTAACAAAATAattacatcattttttttagatttactTTTGCCACCTTATTCATTTTCTCGCGTCCTacgaatttaccaaaatactCATGTTCGTTACTTAGGTAGCGGATGCCCCAAAAACACCTTacctttataacgtccgctacttaagtagcgaacaatatttttcaaaagattctcatttttataacgtccgctacttagcGAAAAGGTAAAATGGGAAACGCGTGCGTAGGGCGCAAAACAAAAACGGGTAGGATCATAAAAGTAAATCTTCCTATTTTTAGTAAGTCAATGAACACAAAATACTAGTATCCAACAAACAAATCATTCAATCCAAAGTGTGATATAAACCAAACCTACTTATTATCGGATATTTATTCATCAAACTTTTCATAGGTTGTTGATTAGTGGGAAATGATAATTATATTAGAGTTTGTAGGATAACTGAATTCCTCTTCAAAATGGGATGAATGTATGATCTTGCAAACTCtattaatatcaaatttttctaaggttgatgaattgtttgatttggaaagaaaaaaaaatgtatgggGAAGAAATAATCtttatctttttgaattaaatcaAACTCTTAGTTacccaattaaaaaaaaaagacacaataATTTACTGATTCTTAGTTACCTGATTTGGTAAGAATCAGGTAAATTAAATCAGATTCTTAATTTTTGAATTCCAAACCAAAGAAATTTGGATTCTGAAAATCAAGATTTTTTCtagtaatatttaatttttggcttaaatatgaaaacgatCCCTGCAATTACAccttattttgattttggtccctgtaaaaataaaaatttgattttagtccctgcaaaatctcttttttttaaaaaggtccTTGAGGTGGTTTTTTTGGTGACATGTCaaattgttgatgttttggcaGATGCTGAGTAGGATTTGTTGATGAAGTGGATATTTACTTGTAATTttcatttactttttaaattaaaaattacattcatcatttttcaaaaaacacaaaataaattgaaaaataaaaagttaaaagggGATATGcacaaaattgaattataagatTTACAATGaacttgtttaaaaaaaaaagatttacaaTGAACTTAattctttaactttttttttacgtcATTTTATGTGTGGATATGAATTTTAAGGTTTAAATCtaaagttttctttttttttttatgcactCTCAATCGTAAATAtatgttatgttcaaaaaaaAGATGCGTGGAAAAACTAGAAGTCTAAACATATTTGTTGGTTATCTACTCAACACTTGCGGAGTGGAAATAATGGTTGTATTATGGGTCAGACACTTGTGAAAAAGAATCAGAGAGTTAGCCACAtttgtttgaaaaattaatattactCATTTTTCGGTAGGCTAGTAGATGTGCCGACTTACTCGCAAATATTGGTTGTGAATGGGGTAAAGATAGTTTATTCTGAACATCctcctataaaaaataataatttacatGGACAAGTGTAATAGAAAAATCTACGTTTATAATACGGTACTTTTCCGAGATCAATTTATGTGTAGTTGTTAATATTTTCGTGGACTTAGGCCcgattaaatacaaaaaattaaacctaaaaaaaataccTTTTTATTGGTCCAATAGTTTAGTAACTATACTGATCACAcatattattactattagtaTAGAAAAGTAAGACATCCAATGTTGGAACGTTGGTCCCTCCATGTCCCTAATAGCTACcatatattttgtaaaataaaacattttatctacttttttaaaaaaaataaatttgaggcGATCTTTCATATCTGtcttatccaaaaaaaatctatatcactcatcataaaaattaatctcatgtataaaaaaaaatattgttgacaaactatctttttattttaattattatcatgaacaaactatttttatttaaaaatattgaagaCTTACTATATTGatgtacttttatttttttataagaaactatTGATGTAttgtgtcaacaaaaaaaaaactattgatgTTCCTGTAAGTttttagctcagttgatagaaACGTCACACTATATGTTCAGCCGTCAGATTCCATACAATAGAAGTTAAAATAGTTTACAAATGTACAAAACAAGAAAGAACATGTAGAACTCAAGCATGTTTGGTAAATTTATTCTCTAAGCTATTTGTGTGTTTCTGTTTGATAATATGAACCTAAACCATTGAAGACAAATATGACATTTCCAAGTTCTTTGGTGACCTGCTCCATACTAGGGCGAGATTGTGACCTTTCAGTTAAGCAGACAATAGCTATCCTTGCAATCGATACTAACTCGTTAACAAAAGGATTCGAAGGCTGAGGGAGACGTTTATCCAACTTATCCGCCAGCGACATATCATCAAGTATGTTGCTCATAATTTTCCACAAAGGTGATAGTAAGGAATGATATATAAATCCTCCAGGGTGTTTTCCAAAAAGTATTTCCAATGCTAACACTCCGAAACTATACACGTCACATTTCTCATTCACTTTCATTGTGTATGCATATTCTGTACCAAATCAAAAGAGGAATCATGTAAGAATAGGTTTCAAAAACAAACATGACATGTAGAATGTAGATAATTATAAAGCAGTAATATCTCTAACCTGGAGCAGCATATCCAAAGGTTCCTGCATATGAGGACCAGTTGGTTGAGTTAGGATTAAGAAGCTTAGCAATTCCGAAGTCAGAGACATGAGCCACATATTCTAAATTTAGAAGTATATTCTTGCTTGATATATCTCGATGAACAATTGGAGGCGAGCAATGATGATGCATATAACATAAGGCATTAGCTATATCTTTAATGATATTCACTCTTTTATTCCAATCAAATGCTATTGCTTGATCATCATCTTTTAAAATGTTATCTAGACTTCCTTTTTCCATGAATTCGTAGACCAAAAACGAGGCTCGAGAATGCAAACAAAATCCATGTAGCTTTACAATGTTACGGTGTCTAATCTCTGTCAGAGCTTGGATCTCACTTGTGAAAGATTTTAGGTTGGAATTTTCTTCATCTACTACTGAATGGAGTTTTTTCACAGCAACTACTTGACCTGTGTCTAATTCCGCTTTGTAAACACTTCCATGACCTCCAACTCCGATGAGATGTTTATCATCGAAATCTTCTGTGGCTTCAATAATATTCTCATACACCATTTTTCCATCAAAACTCCATATGGTAAATAGGTTTTGAGTATCAATAACGTTCCCTCGAGCTAAATATTCTCTTGTGGTTGAAGTTTTGCAGAGATGATTCGAGAATTTGAAACAAACTAATGCTAGTATTAGAGTTCCAATTGCAAGGGGTAAAATTATCAATAAGACTTTATTGATCTTACGATTATGAGATCGAGTACCGCTTGATGTTGCGCAAGGCTCTAAGCCAGAGACATTACCACACAATCTTTTGTTATTTATGAAAACTTCAATGGTGGCTTTTTGGAAAGCCGGAATGTTTGGAATCGGACCCTCGAATTGATTAAATGATATGTCAACAGATAACAAGCTGAGCATCTGATCAAAGTTTGAGGGAATAAATCCAAAAAGGTTGTTATGTGATATATTCAATGACTCTAAGTATATCAGTTGTGCAAGTGTTAACGGTATTGTCCCATCGAAAAAATTCCCACTGAGATCAAGACTTTGAATGACTTTAAATTGGCCAAACTCAACAGGAATATTTCCTATAAATTTGTTATGGCTCAAATTCATGTTCAATAGTCTAGGAAAATATCCAAGTTGTTTTGTGACATAGCCACTTAGATCATTTCCCGCAAGATTTAACGTCTCAAGTTCCTTTAGTGATGTTATTTCTAAAGGAACGTTTCCTGAAAGACGGTTGTTACTTATCAAGAGTTTGGACAATGAACTCAAGTTGCCTAACTCCTTCGGAATTTTTCCGGTGAGGTAGTTCGAAGATAGGTCAAGTGAATATAAGTTGGTTGCCTCGCCTAGTTCTGGAGGTATACCACCTGATATGTTATTATCAGAGATATTAAGGATCGCCAAGCTTCGACATTTTCCCCAGTCGGGTGAAATGTGGCCATAAAACTTATTTCCACTTAATTGCATATAGTACAAATTTGGATACACACCAAAGTAATTTGTAATATTTCCAGAAAGTTGGTTTTGTTCAAGCCTAATTCTTACAATGCTAGAGCAATTCTTCAAACTCATCGGAACAGGACCAGTGAAGTTGTTTTTCAAAACAGCAAAGTATTTCAACTTTCCACCAATGCAAATATTATGTGGGAGTTGACCAATGAAATCGTTATCAAATATAAAGAAATATGCCAAATTGAAAAGCATGTTGATTTCTGTAGGAAGTGGCCCACTGAGATGGTTTGTAAATATGGTAAGATTTTGTAACTTGCTTAAGTTTCCAATTGTATGTGGGATTTTACCTGATAAAGAGTTATTAGACAAATTGATTTCAACCAAGTTTCTCATCATTCCAATTTCATGAGGTATGAAACCAGAAAGACTATTATCATTAAGCCTTAAATGTTTCATGTTGATCAATTTCCCAATTTCCTTAGGAATGTGGCCATAAATTCGGTTATTTGCTAAATTTAGATACAATAAGTTATCCAACTTTCCTATAGAAAATGGGATATGTCCTATGACTTTGCAAAGTGAAAGAGAAAGGTATGTCAAATTTTCCAACTTCCACAAGTCTTCTAGGATAGGACCATTAATGGAAAGATCGCTATTGCTGAGATCTAGAGTTTCTAGCTTATGCAAATTCACAATATCTTTAGCAATTATAGAAccattgaatttgtttttttcagCTGCTAAGTACTTTAACTTGCTCAAATTCCAAATTTCTTTTGGTATGTTTCCTATAAGGTTGTTACCTCCTAGATTCAAGTGTGACAAGAAGGCTAAGTTCCCGATCGAAATTGGAATAGTCCCTGTGAAATTCGCATACGAAATACTAAGTTCTCTTAGATTTCTTAATGCACCTATTTCATTAGGAATGAAACCATTGAAAACATTGTTATCTAAATATAAAACATGAAGATTGGTCAACTTTGTTATTTCATATGGGATTGTTCCTGTGAGATCATTGTTACTGAGATCAAGATGGTATAGTTTGTACAACGCCCCGACATCGGGAGGAATACTTCCATTCAAGAAGTTGTTACTAAGATTAAGAGTGATGATATTTGAAAGTGATGAGAAGTTAAGAGTTTCAAGTGTACCTCTTAATCTCATATTTGTGAGATTTATATTGGACACAAATTTGTAATCTTCATCACATGTAATTCCTAGCCAGTTGCATGAATTGTTGCCTGTCCATGAAGATAACAAAGTTTGGCTTTCAATTTCAAGGTTGCTTTTCCACTTCAACAATGAACTTGCTTCTCTAATTCTTATACTCAtggttgaagaagatgaaatagtCATTGAAGAATCAACAACATGAGTAGAAGAGGCTATTATGAATGCACCAAAACATATTGTAAGAAGCTTTATGAACTGAAAGGTTGAAAATAAGAATAGCATGGGTGATTTCTTCATTCTCTAATCAGAGTTAGGATTAGTATGTAATACTTGTAATGTTGCATATATTTTTATAGATAACCAAATTCAGTATGGTGTATACCATTTTTGCAAGTGGTCTATTGACCAGCgtttaaaattataagaaattcTAGCGACGATCGATAATCCTGATTAGAAATAAAAACTCATGACTTTCTACATCTTTATGGATAAAAAAGTGATATGATTTGCGTCAGTTCAATATGAACTATATCTTTATTTGTAGTCATTATCTCAACCATAAAAATGAAGATAACTAATAATTTATACGTCCAAACAACGACTTATTGTCCTAGTTTTTTGACTAAGCCACATATATTATACTTTTTAACTATGAAAATCCTTAACTAGGATAATCCTTTTAAAGACATTaagataatttaattaaaaagaaatgatAGAAACACAATATTAAACTAATGTGGGGTCTTGCACAAAGTCAAGACGCCAGAGATTTTTAAAGATTTACTGTCATGACAGTTTAGTTTTGAGGACGTGTTAATTTCAATCTTCCATGAAACGTTCAAAATCTGTAGAATTTGTGTATAAACGGAATTTTTTTCTTGAAGGGGAAGTAATGGGACttgtcattttcatttatttcttGTTGGGGAAGAAAACCAActtgtttttttattcttgaatttgtgcttattttttatactttatcGATCACAAAACTTtgattttgtatcattaaagtGACTAAAGTGTAAAAtgagaaaattattattttttttgacaaaagaaaattaaaatttgttattttaacaAACTTGTGgtttattatgatttatttaaatatcAGCTTTTCTATAATTGCCATCGGTcacaattataagaaaaaaattatttttcagatttattgtataagttttttttttttttgataatcagaTTTATTGTATAAGTGATGTACATTGGTATATATCAATGGTATGACAATTCATACCAGTCCTGCAGTCCAATGATCCTCAAGCATATGAATGCAGACACATTATTTATGGATGATGTCAGTACCAATCTGCTGCAATCTGTTTCCTCGATTTTCCAACGTGTTTCCATCCCTACTACAATCTGCTGTCACCAAGAAATTTGTCCAGCACGTTTTCCTTCTTAACCACCTCCATTGGATGAAATTTCCTTATGCAGTCCTGAAATTTCCTGGCCTAAAAACTGTGCTTACAACATTCGTAGTATTTTTGCTCATGTGCCACTGTCAACAGCCGTGTGTGAGGGCGTGTTTGATGGCCTTTTGGCGTGGTTTTCAGGCCATACGCATTGGTTTTCTTTCCCACTTCTGGATCTTTCACAAGTTTCCGATTTCGGGGCATCGGTGCATATGTTCCTGTTCAAACAAACCTTCTTTGCCGTGGTTTACAGGTCAATTTAATGTCAGGTTCAGTTTTGCCTGATTTGGTATTTGTGCATTTGGTTCTTGCTTCATATTCTGTTTTTCTTGGAAAATCAACTGTTTTCTGCCACATATCCAGTGCAATTATTTGTCAATACTTGTCTTTTTGTGCATTTGTTCTCTCTGTGTGCACGCTTGGATGATTCTTCTCCTATTGCTTGCAGCACTGTTTCGACATTTGGGCCTCTATGCGGATGTGTTTTCAGACCTGTTTTTCCTTTGATACTTCATTTTTTTGTGCATTTGATCTTGGTGCTATATTACTGTCTTGTTGGAACATCTTTTTCTGGTCATATGTCAATTCCATAATGTTTGTTGATCATTTGTCCATGTCACTCTTGTCAAAGTGTGTTTTCTCTGTTGTCTCAATATGATCTCTAATGGTAGGCTCTTTAGTCATTGGTCGTAGCACACTATCAATAGTCTTCAGTAGTCCCTTCGTCTGACCAACATCAAGGTTGAGTTGTTCGCACCAGTCACTGATGACATGTCCGACATACGTTGTTCTATTATTGGTAGTCCCGTCGCCCGACCATCGTCAAGGTTGAGTCACTGACATCAATTTCAGAAAACTGTGATTCATTTCATGTTTAAGTTCGTTGTTTCAAGCAAAGGACAACATCTGGTCCAATATCGTTGCAGTTTCGTTTAGATGCAATTTCtgaattattagttttttggtgtTAACCCTTCGGTTCCCAGGAGAAGGAGTAAAGTCTGGCAAAAGTGGAGTTTATTAAGCACTTGAACTCAAACACTTGGTTAGAAAGTTTATTGCTATGTTGAGTAAATATCTCTATGATTAGGTTTGCTGGTTCTTATCCTTATAATCTAGAGATTTAGATGAAGATTTGATTGTAATCACTTGGTTATTGTTTCTTATCCTTATAATCGAGAGATTTAGTTGAAGATTTGATTGTaatcacttggttataaatgtCAAGTGATTAGAAATAATATGCAAAGTTCTTAGTATTTTCACTCTTCCTTTTATCTAAAATCCCACAATTCAGCAGTAACCAACCAAACTTAAATTGGCATCAAATTTGGCTTAGGCAAGTTGCTCAAATGGAAGGAAGTTTAGGGAATGCAGAGACACTGCAAGCACTTTGAGGGGTTACTTTACTCTTTTCTTAACCCTCATTATCCCCTCTCCTCTCAACTACTAAttacatttttataatttaatttgaaaattcaattccccaacatttcattcattttaatctaatattattaaaatacaaTATCATAATATTCAAATATTGTAAGACACAGTAAGGATGAGACATTCATGTACAAAAACAATGAGCAAGGTGCACTGTAATAATGTTTTGGCTAAAATACATTTTTAGTTATGACATGAAACATTCATTACATGGCCATACAAGAATACAACATCCATTATTTGAAAATTTCCTCACATAAAGCacaaattttctattttattttccacAACATCGACCCGCATAAGAAAAAACCAGTACAAACTTGCTCACTCATGCTCATTTTACAATCCCTCAGTGAAGGCCACCCCTGAGTTCTTCAACCAAACATTACCTTGGATTAGCTGTGCTACTGTAAACTTGCTAGCCTCCGTTGCGCTTGTGATGATATGATAACCTGGCCAGTTCACTCTCTTACCAGTACCAGCACCTGGTCCATTGTTAATGTACTCTCCGTAGTACAACGTTTGCAAAAAGTCCTTACTTGTGGCATCCCATTCAGCCCATCCTGTTGGGTCAATGTGGCTGTCCAGAAATGATTGCAATACAACAGTTCTGGAGTATTTCTTCCATGGGCGGCCAAGGAATGTTTTGATGGAGCCAACAACAGGCTTAAGGTCATCACTTGGTGTTAGGTCACATTGTTGAATTGAAGTTCCTGTGTTTTGAGCTGGATCTTCTCGGCCTTGAGCTGTGAACATGTTGTTTTGGTTGGATAGAGGCTTTCGAGCCACTAACTTACACTTCTGGAAAACAACAGCTGCGTTTCCAAAGATGAAGTCAATTGTACCTGTAATTACGGAATCACGGTAAAATTGTCTATTGGAGTGTGCATATAGAGTGTCTTGAAATGCGTCAATGCGGCAACGGTTGATGACAGATTGGTCTGCGCCGACACGCAGAGCCACTGCTTGGTGCTTCTCTGGGCCTGCCGTGTTTTGGAACCAAATGTCTTGTGCTATAAATCCATCCCCAACCGCAGCTTCAAATAGTTGATTATTACGTTGTTAATGTTGATAGATATGAATTTGACCACTATAGACATTAAAATTGTTATCTGAACTAATTTGAAGCATAaatttttcttaattacttATATGGATGGATACAACATTTCAATGGTCTATTACCCCTCTACCTAAACCTTTGTCATCCACATCTAGTTTAATACATAggagaaaatttattttgttgtccAGTTTCTTTATTGAAGATTGCAGTAACTAGTAATACATACACCTAGTCCTGGTTCCTATAAGAAATTCTAATAATTGCTTTATGCTTTATTATGATTTTAAGAATCATATTTAGATTTTAAAGATGTACTAGAAATTAGGTATGGAATTGTAAACAATTAGAAAGATACTAGAGCAGTTTAAAACTCTTAGAGAGATGGCGTGGGTCTCTTCTAACTTAACCAAGGTCTTGGGTTCAATCCCTAGCTTGGGCTTGAgcatgcagcagtgttaaaactcttatgGAGAGTTTGCCGCCCATTTAGGTCCCACAAGGATCGAGGGATTAGTCTTTGCAGATGCCGCAGAGGATACATTTAACAGATACTAGAGCAGTAATCAATTATTTGAAATTCAAGAAAAGAAGGATCCATACCAACAGTGGCACTTTTGAAGGTGGTTGTTCCATCAATGAAATTCAAGTTGCCTGTGATTATTGTTGCATCCATACCATCACCAACAAGCATcacatttgtttttttcttaccAATTTCAATATTCTCTTTGTAAGTTCCCTTTTTCACATAGATAACATATGTTGTCTTACCATTATCAGGTGCAGATGCTACACCCTCAGCCACAGTCTTAAACTTGCCACTCCCATCAGTTGCCACAACAACATTTGCCTTTATGTCTCCAACAGAAGACTCCAAAAGACTCCTACCATTGCTTGTAACCCAAGATGGAAATTCACCATTCAATGTTTCATCAACGAATTCGTCGTGACCCTTTTGAGGAAAAACAGCAAGAAACACAGCTAGAGAAGTTCTAGCTCTAGATATCATTTCTTGAATGTCATTTTCCATAAGAGTCAAAGATATACCTTCTAATCCATCCAAGCAAGTTGCATGATTAGTGAGCACACTACTTAACCATGTATGTGCATCTTTATCCGAGTCAATATTACTTTTTGTCATGGCGAACACCGAGTCCCAAATTCTGTCCATGGACAAGTCCATTAGTTGTTCACAGTCATTCAAAGCAATTTCTTCTCTAGGACTATTAATTCGGCGTTTAATAGCGTTAGCCGTGTTCATTGCTTTTTGAATGTGTGTGGTGGACTTGGTTAATAAGGACAATAGTACGTGCAATTTTTGGTCTTTTGTATTGTAAGTTGTAACTTGAATTACTTCTGATACACGAGTTAAGCAGGATTTTGTATCAAGTGCATGTTCACACAGATTGGGAGCTGAGGACAGGTGAAAGTTTGGTTTGTTGAGATGAGAAACAATAAGTGCTGATGAGCTTATGATAGCAACCAAAGAGAGGACTAACCAAAATGTTTTGGGAATAGATTTTCTAGGCTTTTCTAGCAAAGATTCATTGGTAGCCATACTGATAAGATGGTGCTGGTTACTCGCTCACTATGATCATTGTTTGCTTCATCATCCTTTATATAgactaaaatatattatattttgtagACCAAAATATAAATCCAAGGCCCTATATATATTagctttttttaataattgtttatagttttattttacttttggtATTAACTCTCTGTTTATAGGAGTTGTTTCTTAGTTTGAGCTTATCCTCATATATTAGATAACTATGTTATTAATTTGTTAGAGCTTTATGTTGATCTTAAATATAGCCGAGGTGGTTACGTAAGTCGTATTTGATAATACATGATAGACTTATGTAACCACTACTTGACTATATTTAACATCAGCATAAAGCTCTATCAAACTATTAACATAGTTATCTAATATACAAGAATAAGGATAAGCTCAAACAAAGCTACCACTCCTATACTGTTTCTCCGAAAAGGGGGCTTGGTAATCTAAAGTTCGACGGCCAGGTATGAAATGTCTAACCAAGAATTGTTCCTCCTAGGAATCGAACCGATTGTTTATAGTTTTTAAattaacatatataattgaGCTCTAGCACATGACATGACTAATTTGATATCTATAGCATACATCCCTGTAATATCTAAAGTATGACTGCCAGTGGATTTGAACTTAATGGTCTTTAtggttaatattattatatcacTAAGGCAAGACAATATTCTTCGGCTACTTGCTTCAAACAAACATAGCTATATCCACACATCTCTAAAGTTTAAACATCATGTTTATATGAGATGTTTATTATTGTCACCTAACTCACAATAATGTcttaatcttttatttataattaaacttttatttttttttaacaactatTTTGAacgaaaataataaaaatttgattttttttataatgttgatGGTTCCCACGAAAACTGTGTGGATCGCGATGAGAAATAATAGTCCCCAAAGTCAAAAATAAGAATGGAAATGAAGAACATTCTAGGTGATGAAGAAGGGAGCGAGGAAGGACTCCCTtgaaaaccctaaaaatcacTCTTAAAAAATAGAAGCCAAAATCAGATAATTAATAAACTAAGGGATAAAAGTGCAACTAAGCAAAAATTTTACTTCatctatgtgtttttttttttgggtaagaaagctaaaaagaaaagaaaaaacaaactaaaaaaagaattatttacGAAGAAATAAGGTTCTCATTGTGTTGTTCCTAAGAAGATCATGAACTCCTTCCGGAGGAGAAATATGAGTTAAGAGGTCAGCATCTAATGAGGTTCCAAGTTTAGCGAAGATATCTACACATTATTCCTCTCTTTTAAGTGTGTGGCAAAGAGAAGTATTGGTTG
This genomic interval from Trifolium pratense cultivar HEN17-A07 linkage group LG6, ARS_RC_1.1, whole genome shotgun sequence contains the following:
- the LOC123889781 gene encoding pectinesterase-like, with the translated sequence MATNESLLEKPRKSIPKTFWLVLSLVAIISSSALIVSHLNKPNFHLSSAPNLCEHALDTKSCLTRVSEVIQVTTYNTKDQKLHVLLSLLTKSTTHIQKAMNTANAIKRRINSPREEIALNDCEQLMDLSMDRIWDSVFAMTKSNIDSDKDAHTWLSSVLTNHATCLDGLEGISLTLMENDIQEMISRARTSLAVFLAVFPQKGHDEFVDETLNGEFPSWVTSNGRSLLESSVGDIKANVVVATDGSGKFKTVAEGVASAPDNGKTTYVIYVKKGTYKENIEIGKKKTNVMLVGDGMDATIITGNLNFIDGTTTFKSATVAAVGDGFIAQDIWFQNTAGPEKHQAVALRVGADQSVINRCRIDAFQDTLYAHSNRQFYRDSVITGTIDFIFGNAAVVFQKCKLVARKPLSNQNNMFTAQGREDPAQNTGTSIQQCDLTPSDDLKPVVGSIKTFLGRPWKKYSRTVVLQSFLDSHIDPTGWAEWDATSKDFLQTLYYGEYINNGPGAGTGKRVNWPGYHIITSATEASKFTVAQLIQGNVWLKNSGVAFTEGL
- the LOC123889773 gene encoding MDIS1-interacting receptor like kinase 2-like translates to MKKSPMLFLFSTFQFIKLLTICFGAFIIASSTHVVDSSMTISSSSTMSIRIREASSLLKWKSNLEIESQTLLSSWTGNNSCNWLGITCDEDYKFVSNINLTNMRLRGTLETLNFSSLSNIITLNLSNNFLNGSIPPDVGALYKLYHLDLSNNDLTGTIPYEITKLTNLHVLYLDNNVFNGFIPNEIGALRNLRELSISYANFTGTIPISIGNLAFLSHLNLGGNNLIGNIPKEIWNLSKLKYLAAEKNKFNGSIIAKDIVNLHKLETLDLSNSDLSINGPILEDLWKLENLTYLSLSLCKVIGHIPFSIGKLDNLLYLNLANNRIYGHIPKEIGKLINMKHLRLNDNSLSGFIPHEIGMMRNLVEINLSNNSLSGKIPHTIGNLSKLQNLTIFTNHLSGPLPTEINMLFNLAYFFIFDNDFIGQLPHNICIGGKLKYFAVLKNNFTGPVPMSLKNCSSIVRIRLEQNQLSGNITNYFGVYPNLYYMQLSGNKFYGHISPDWGKCRSLAILNISDNNISGGIPPELGEATNLYSLDLSSNYLTGKIPKELGNLSSLSKLLISNNRLSGNVPLEITSLKELETLNLAGNDLSGYVTKQLGYFPRLLNMNLSHNKFIGNIPVEFGQFKVIQSLDLSGNFFDGTIPLTLAQLIYLESLNISHNNLFGFIPSNFDQMLSLLSVDISFNQFEGPIPNIPAFQKATIEVFINNKRLCGNVSGLEPCATSSGTRSHNRKINKVLLIILPLAIGTLILALVCFKFSNHLCKTSTTREYLARGNVIDTQNLFTIWSFDGKMVYENIIEATEDFDDKHLIGVGGHGSVYKAELDTGQVVAVKKLHSVVDEENSNLKSFTSEIQALTEIRHRNIVKLHGFCLHSRASFLVYEFMEKGSLDNILKDDDQAIAFDWNKRVNIIKDIANALCYMHHHCSPPIVHRDISSKNILLNLEYVAHVSDFGIAKLLNPNSTNWSSYAGTFGYAAPEYAYTMKVNEKCDVYSFGVLALEILFGKHPGGFIYHSLLSPLWKIMSNILDDMSLADKLDKRLPQPSNPFVNELVSIARIAIVCLTERSQSRPSMEQVTKELGNVIFVFNGLGSYYQTETHK